AAAGAGGTGAGACTGATTAAATGATAAGGACGTATGATTACGTCTTCTGCTGAAGCTAGTGTTGCCATTAAAGTGGTGAATGGAGGGGAGATTACAGACAGTTTTTCACTACATAGtttccaaaatgaaaaaaaaaaggaaaaggaaataaaatctCAGGAAAGAAGAAGGGGAATAGAACTGATCACAGCGAAGGTTATGATTTCTTATCTGATGTAGCCTTTGCTCTAAGATGAGGTCTATTGTGTGTTTCCATGACTTATATGACAAACTTCTCCTTCTGCAGTGCTGATGGCGAATTTGCTGTGACCCACATGACAAAAGCTCACCTATTCTACACGGGCAAAATTCGCTGGGTGCCTCCTGCCATTTACAAGAGCTCTTGCAGCATTGATGTCACCTTCTTCCCCTTCGAtcaacaaaactgtaaaatgaaatTTGGCTCCTGGACTTACGACAAAGCCAAAATTGACTTGGAGCAGATTGAAAATACTGTGGATCTCAGCAACTACTGGGAGAGCGGCGAATGGGCCATTATCAATGCCGTGGGAACGTATAATACAAAGAAATATGACTGCTGCCATGAGATTTACCCAGACATCACTTACTTCTTCATCATCCGACGTCTTCCCTTATTTTACACAATCAACCTCATCATCCCCTGTCTGCTGATCTCATGCCTCACGGTTTTGGTTTTCTATCTACCGTCAGACTGCGGTGAGAAGATTACCCTGTGTATCTCCGTGTTGTTATCCCTCACTGTCTTCCTGCTACTCATCACGGAGATCATACCTTCCACATCCCTCGTTATCCCTCTCATCGGCGAGTACCTCCTCTTCACCATGATTTTTGTCACCCTGTCCATCGTTATCACTGTCTTTGTCCTCAACGTCCACCACCGCTCTCCCAGCACTCACAAGATGCCCCATTGGGTCCACTCTGTGTTCCTGGACTTGATTCCACGTTGGTTGTTCATGAGACGGCCCGCACCAGATGGCCGCCGTCGCAGGCTGTTGCTCCTTCAACAGGAAGCGGTGGCAGAGCGGCGCCAGCTCCGAATAACCGGGTATAAATCGGGCAACTGTATCAGCACCTCAGCTAACTGGCTAAGAGATGGAACCACATTGGAAGACCCCGAGAGAAGCTGTTATGAGGACTTGGAGCTGGGAACACTGACATCCTATTTCTCCTTCCGTCCTCCTTCTCCCAGACCTCCAGGGTCAACTCCTCCGccacaacaaaaaaccccacagaacAGCCAGAGCCGACAAGAGGTGGTGGCAGGGGGGAACAGGCACTTAACTGGAACCAGAGGTAATTCCACTCCTCGGCCGGCTAAAGTTGACAATAAAGTGTCACAGTCAGCTTTCCTGCTTTCACCAAGTGTCATGCGTGCATTAGAAGGGGTGCACTACATTGCAGACCACCTGAGGGCTGAGGATGCTGACTTCAGTGTGAGTATCAAGGAAATAATGCATCTAATATAAAAGCAGAATggcattttgttcatttgtattACTGATGGTATTCCAATTTACATTTATCTCAGTTATGATACAAAATCATACTCTGGGCATGTTGATTAGATAATACCTGTGCAAGGTGCAATCAAAATTCCTACTActctatataaattaaaaatcatACGTGAGTTAAATTTGGCTGCCATACACTTCAAGATTGTCTTCAAGCCACAGACGACTCTCGGTGTTCCTCCTATGTTTGAAATGCACCCTGGAAATTTTGTTCTGACCGCCTGCTGTTCAATGAGTGCTGAATATTGTCCGAGTGTAAAAATAGGCCCCATCTTGAATTTCATTTTAGGAAAGAGAAAGAAGTTGCATGGAACTGAGTTTAGTAAGCAGGGTGGTTAATGAGCAGTGTTTGGGCATGGCCTGTCGATGGTACATGCAACAATTCACAATCCTGTGAATGTTGAAAAATGGCAAACCAGGATTTAGAGTGCACCCGTGACCTTATGGACTTTATGGCCATCATTCAGGATTCTTTCAATGAACAATGCTGTTTAGTTTCCGAGCCGTAGCTGGAGACCCAGCTCTTAATATCAGTGACAGTCCTTCGCAAGTTTGTTAAATTGGTTTGATAGAGATGTTTCCATTTGCTCTGTACAGAAGTTCActttttacataaataaatgcatttatatGAATACGTAACTGTACGTAGTTCTATTTCAAACGCAATTTCTTTTAATACTAAGGCCTGCAATACCTTCACAGCCCACAGGGGGACCCATCCTACACTTTAGGAGTCACTGCAGTAGATCctgtagctgaagataaaactgaatgactcacaaacaagcagctactgaaggtggctgcagtaGAGGCCTAACAGAGAATCTCCAGATGAGAATCATCCAAGAATGAAAataatctttatatttttaattatgaGTTTGTCCATTTATTTTTGAGCCACTGCAAATGGGGGattgtgaataaaaatgtatataattCCTAAAAAGTTAGGGCAATGTTTTTACAAAACCCCACGAGTTAAAGTGTGCACCTTAATCTCATCTTGAttctttgatttaaaatccactgagaTGGTTTGCAAAAGCAAAGCTGCATTTGTGTCGTCCGACCTACAGATGTATACTGATACCCagaacatgtaaaaaaaaaaaaaaaaaaaaaaaaaaatcttaagctCTCAGTTTACCATGACACCTGACAATAAGAACCAAAATAAGCAGTATATACTGAAGTTTGATAACTCAGTCTTTTAGTGTCTCAGTCCGTAGTCTCTCAGTAAGACTTTGTCCTGCCAAAACAACTTTAACATCTCCCCTTTGGttgttaaaaaatattattcagATTTTTATCAATATTGCGCCTcttactgcatttgaaaaaCCAGACAGGAGGGCAGAAAGCCTGCAGAGTATTCATGGACAAAATAGCAAGGATAAGAAATTTAGCATACTCTTTCTTATCCTTAGAACCTATCCCAGCTAGTATAGTGCAAGAGGCGGGGCACACCTTGGATATGTCACCATCTGACACAGGGATAAGATATTCGCACTTCTGGGCAAATTTGAATAACAGAGTGAACATAGTCCCACTTACTgcatatctttggactgtgggaggcaactggagtacccggagagaacccacacaaacacagcagaacatgcaaactccacacataaGGCCCTTAGCCTCAAACTCaggatcttcttgctgtgaggcaccATTCTGCCCTAGAAAAGTAACTTTGGCAGCTGAGTGACTGAAGAGAGCTTTTCTGGAGACAGATATTAAACTTCAAGGGCAGATACATGGAGCAGTAATGCATGGAGCTAAATCCCATTATATGCATAACATCACACTGAAATTACTGTTGGGAGCAGCTAAGAAAGAACTGTTTAAAAGTTTGATTGGTTACAGACAGGTTGTAGCAAATCGCATTGACTGAAGAAAATAGAAGAAACCGGTCAGCAAAATGTGCAGAAATGTGCATGAATATATGACATAGCTTGTGTGATGAGTAGTTTTTCTTATGAAACATATTTTTCATAGCAAACAGTACCACCCATGATgtgaattattatttaaattcatgataatttttctgttcttgttctCCCCCCCTTCTCTGTTACTTCTTTCTGCACAGGTGAAAGAGGACTGGAAgtatgttgccatggtgattgACCGTATCTTCCTGTGGATGTTCATTATTGTCTGCCTGCTTGGGACAATTGGCCTGTTCTTGCCACCGTGGCTAGCCGGCATGATTTAAGGCTTCTGGGAAAGAATTGTATTCACAGTCACCTCCTCTTGAAAGATACTTTAAAGTGTAGCTGAACTCTTCTTCAAATCGAGTAATCTGACTCAACTTTGTGCAACTCGGTGCAACCCAGGTGTCCTCAAAAGGCCGTTGTGCTCTTTACACGTCACCAAATATAACTTATGAATAGTGGAGACAACTCTGCTATTTTCAGATTCTTATTCCTAGTTGGCTAAAAATCAACTACAATCTACATTTTTAAGGGAAGATCAGACTCAGTAACTTACTGTTAGCTATAAAGTCTTGGCTCAAGTTTCATCTCAGATGCACTTTGTCAGCCTCAGGTTTACTCCTTCAGCATCATCTGTAACATTTCTCAGGTTGTTTTTGACCTGAATGCAAACATTTGCATGTTAACATTCACTAAAGTTAACATGGCTGTTGAAAACTGTGCTAATGTTGGTATTTTAGTGTGCAAATGTTAATCACTTTTTAGCATGTTAGCATAACATGCTAGTTAAATATGTAGTGCCAACGGCTGTGTTAGTAGGGTGTCACAGTGatcacatttttctttcctaTAGTTTCAGGGATTGCAGCTTAAAACTCAACAACTTAATAACATTGCATTCACTGATAGCAGACGGATCAGTGGAAGCTGTTTGTCATCTTGCTGTCTTAGCAGAAGTCAAACTCTGAATCAGACTCGGTTTATCATCCCAATGTTAGTGTCTTGTAAAAGGCTCAAGGATGGAGattaaaacattaagaaaacaAGCTTGTTTTAAATTCGCCTTATTTTCATGCTCTTTACTTCATAGttatctgtctgtctttttgtctGACCATTGGTATGTCCAGAAAatgatgacagcggctatatgtgcaggcggggccgtgcgcgtgtcatcacacgtcatctgccttaaaggcgtgaataaaggtttcttcagccaggacacgcgagggctTGATAttccatacttatgtgttgtaccgagtgaatcgactgaaagggaactaACTACTAGAGCCTATTCTACATTTGAgttgtattttaataatatttgtcATGAATTTGTTCTCTTTGATTCTAAGCAAAGTTTTCTTTCACCACATATTCTGGATGGTGGTGAATAATCCTTCAAGAAATGGGCATTCAAATGTGATATAGTCCTCAGTGCATCCCTAGTCTGATTTTAGTAGGGGTAACTGGACTGGCTGCTCCAAAGGGGATCTTGGACAAATGACTAAATATAATCATTTTCTATTTAATATGCCACCATTGGTCAGTGGTATTGCTCAAAACTGCTTCATGAAGTTTTGAATTCATTTGCTACTTTTAAAGGTTTCCAGTCATGAACTGAAAAATGAAGAGCTTAGTCTGCGTTGCAAGATTTATTATCATCCACTGGAGCCAACAAATGCATGGAAGTTTATCACAATCTGTTCAAGTTGCCATGACACTGGTAAACCAATGAACGTTTAAAAAATAGGGAGAATTAAATATGTGAACAATGCCATCTGGGTTGCTTCTTATCAGATTAAAAGTTGTTGATGACACTGTTCTCTTTGTGTATGGTGGGATGAACACCCATTATTATAGACTATATTGGATACACGTTGGGGTGATTTGGTTAAGACAAAAAATGCATCAGCACAGGTTTTTTCCTTCTGGCGATGCTGCAACAATTCCAAGTATTTTTGATTGAGCATACTATACAATAAAAAGCCATGAAACAAATTTGAAAATTTGTCTGCACACTGTTTACTGACctttgaaaaaaacatttttcttataCAGTATTTTTTGTATTCTTTTATACAAGAACTGACTCTGAAACTATACTTAATGATCATCAGTAAAGACttgaaatatatgtaaatgttCCTATCTCCTTGTGCTTTAAGATGACCTCATTATGTAGATAATTATACAGTGGTATTTAGAAGTTTACATACagtcatcatgggcatgaatttCAAGGTAATGctaatgatttatttaaattgtTCTTCTTCCGGGATGGGTGGGTCGGTGGGGGGTtatacagcatacatctttcatgactttaaaaaacaagaattgggtgcAGATCTTtgaatttatttcatgttttctctaacccacatattcaaaaatatacatacaggTTTAAATATATATGCACTTCCACTAATAATTGGTGAAATGTCCCTTAGAGAGTTGCACCTCAACCAGACACTTTTGATAGCTGTCAACAAGTTTCTGGCATAATTGTGACTGAATACTTGaacactcttctttgcagaaccgACAGAAGCCATTTGAATTGGTTGGTTTCCTTGCATAGACGTGGCTTCTAAGCATAATCCACAAATTTTCAGTTGATGAGGTTGGGGCTTTGGGAAAGCTATTCCAGAGGCTCAGTGTTAGCCTGCATTACCTATTCCACAACCATCGTCTTGTTGAAACACTCAACTGTGTCCAAGTTTAACCGTCTAGCGGATTAATGAATTTTGAGGTAGTCCCCCTTCATTAGGCTATCCATTTTGTGCAACACACCAGTACCACTGGCAACAAAACAGCTGCAGAGCATgatactaccaccaccatgcttgacagttgatGCAGTGTTGTTAGGTTTGAAAAGCCTCACCTTGATGCCTCCAAAAATACCTCTTGGTTTTGTGGCCAAATATTTTAATCTTTGtcttgaaatatatatatatatttttaaaaacctcgCTCTAGAAGACATTTGATTTGTCCATAtgggcagctgcaaatttcagtcaAACTTGAAGCTGTTGAGTCTTTCTTGGTCGGTCTGTGGCGATGTAAAACTGGACAGTGACGCTTCTCGAATGCTGGTAGGTGCTTTGAACTTTCACCTTTCTGCTTTAATACCTGGCCCTCCTCCACTTCATCCCCAGACAGCTATGCATCTGAGACCCTGTCTACAATTCTGGGTAAAATTCTCTTCGTCTCACTTACAAATGGGAGTTGGTAAGTCCTGCTGTCCACTACAAAGGACTAGGaatgaaagttttgttttgaaagtgtTAAAATTATGAAATCCAACTAAATCAAAGAATTATATGTGTCTATAAATCGTATCATTTAATCTCccttatataaataaatctggaGCTGCAATGCTCATCATTTTGAAAAGAAAGTCCATACGCTCTGTTAACCCAACCCCGACATATGTGCCATCAATAGAAATCCCAGTATGTCCTCTTGACACTACAGTATGACTCAGATACATTGCATAAATTGTGGTAGATGCAGAGGTCTCAGACTCATGTCCCTAACAGAGGACAACAATGAATTGCTGGGTCTTTGCGAGGATAATACTGTGCTCTTTAGTTCATTGTTTTACTGTGAGTCATGCCACTTAAATGGCCAACTAACCTTTTTATATGGTCATTTTTATCTCATCCAGCCAGACGACCAGTGAGCTCATGCCATGCCATGGCAAGGCACACATCCACCCCTCCCTCTACAGTTCACTAGAATCACTCATCCTTCTAGAGTATGGCTCAGAATTTGTTGTAATTTGATCACCTAATGACTCTTCAGCCAAACTGTGCTTAAGATCCATGTCGTGTTTGTCATTTTAAAGGCAGTTTTCAGTGTTCACAAAATTCACTACTTATCCTACAATCTTGGTTGGATTTAAGTGAAATCAGGTTAATCTGTCGTGGATATGATTGTTTGGGAGCTTCCTTCACTGGTCAGTGGATTTTAATTCCCATGACTTTGTGCGATACAGCCAACCAAAGACGACAACAAAACGCCATTGATGCTATATTTACATTTCACTACTGACAAAAGTAAACTGTTCGCacgtgttttcttttttgcatgaaacatttcccatgcaacacattttatatttacaaaTACAATTTTCAAAGCAAATATCTGAGTCAACACTTCACCAATCACACACAGGTACAGTTATCATTTAAAATTTAGCATAACTGACATCCTAAACATGATGCAAGGGGACCACAAAAGGAAAATGACACATTTCTGTATTATTGCATTACCTAAAAATACACATGCATCCATATGCAGCATCACATTTAAACTAAACTCTCATTAATGTGACAGTGGCTATCCAAAGTACCGGTGATGCTGCAGGATTCATTTCACTGATTGATCGATGTGATCCAACTAAAAATGCATGCTTTACAATGCACAAATGTTATTTTTGACTTTCAcatgttaagaaaaaaagaagtcccTATTTAGTTTGatgtgaaactgaaaaaaaaaaaaaatctaatgtcTTTCAGGGATCAGCAGGCTTTGCTAAATTGGCCCTGACTCTTGCTTGATCCACAGCGTCCAACATGTTCTTGCTGTCCATAGCCAGAGTGTGTGCGGCAGCCAGCATCTGTTTCTTACACTCCTCCTTCAGAGAGGTTATGGCATTCTGCTGAGCCAGCCGCATTTTGCTGATCAGCTCCCCCATGTCGTGGTTCAGCAGCTTCTGGGTGCCTTCGATCTGCGGTATTACAGAAGACTAATGGATCAGTCGTTTACATTGGCGCTTTGATGACTGAGTTTTACGTTTTGCCAGCTCTTCGGCTGAGGAAATCTGGCGTTGCGTCATTAACAGCACTTTTATGATGCAAAAATATGGATTCTGGGTGTCCCCCACcaaaaatgtaaactttaaaggcaagtgtatcatatttgatgaGTTTTTGTGACTTCTACATCAGTgcgatttttttaaactaaaaagtttcaagaaataaactgaaaaaaatgttttgtagcaaatattatataaattaaaacgTATATATTCAAAATCATATTTAATGTTCTTTATTATGTCAGGAGGTTCACCGaacactatttttaaaaagaaaatggaatGTTCTGGCAATTTTTTCATGGTTCGGGATTTAAAGGGATAAAATAGTTGTAtagtttttgctttgtttgtgtttaaagggataaaaatgcacagaaaggaaatgaaataataaaataatgctGTCATACTGTACCTCAGTTCTCACAGACTCGTGTAAGGTGGGCAGTATTTCATCCACACTGCTAATTAAATCTCTTAATGTCATCCCAACAGACTGTGGGCAGAAATCAATA
The genomic region above belongs to Pelmatolapia mariae isolate MD_Pm_ZW linkage group LG15, Pm_UMD_F_2, whole genome shotgun sequence and contains:
- the chrna2b gene encoding neuronal acetylcholine receptor subunit alpha-2, with translation MGSNHLFSAGTAFIWALLLSPAALCDEKTHSHAEDDLFKTLFAGYNKWSRPVPNISDVVIVKFGLSIAQLIDVDEKNQMMTTNVWLKQEWNDYKLRWRPSDYDNVTSIRVPSELIWVPDIVLYNNADGEFAVTHMTKAHLFYTGKIRWVPPAIYKSSCSIDVTFFPFDQQNCKMKFGSWTYDKAKIDLEQIENTVDLSNYWESGEWAIINAVGTYNTKKYDCCHEIYPDITYFFIIRRLPLFYTINLIIPCLLISCLTVLVFYLPSDCGEKITLCISVLLSLTVFLLLITEIIPSTSLVIPLIGEYLLFTMIFVTLSIVITVFVLNVHHRSPSTHKMPHWVHSVFLDLIPRWLFMRRPAPDGRRRRLLLLQQEAVAERRQLRITGYKSGNCISTSANWLRDGTTLEDPERSCYEDLELGTLTSYFSFRPPSPRPPGSTPPPQQKTPQNSQSRQEVVAGGNRHLTGTRGNSTPRPAKVDNKVSQSAFLLSPSVMRALEGVHYIADHLRAEDADFSVKEDWKYVAMVIDRIFLWMFIIVCLLGTIGLFLPPWLAGMI